From Rhopalosiphum padi isolate XX-2018 chromosome 2, ASM2088224v1, whole genome shotgun sequence:
ttactattattataataatataataaattattattaatacattttacatatttataatgattatatacagATTGATTCTTTGATCAttaaatactcattatttcaaaatgtgttgatttttttacaattttttttttcaaaatgtttaggttcatgcttttctaaaactatacaatatttgaatttatttcacccttatatttaatagtaaaatcactatcaacttttgattttcaaatagcaACCTATACTTAAAATGTCATAAGATAGTAAgggtattttttatgaattattaaaaaacttatttttttcagttttttatcatataataaaatataattgtttaaaatatatatctatgtatatattatatatatgattatgtattacatacaatttatgcTAAACCCACTGTTTAcagtaatacattatttattcaatttcaatGTACATACAATCTCAATAGTATTATGCATCAAATACTTACTTATCTAACAAGTGAGCATTTATCGTTATAGGCGGttacttttacaattttacaaagattaaatgcattttaaattcatattttaccatttatcaTTGTATTTGTGACAACTGTTTTCGCACAAACACCTGAAATCGTTTAAATACATAAAGTACATTAGTCCTAATCCACACAAACGACCTACACAGAGGAATTCAACTCGTCATTCGTTAATGAGGTCGTCAATGTTGTTGTATAACACTATCTCTTGAtaatattcgaaaaataatcataagtctttttataacttatatacctattgttTGCGCATTATTGTTCAACTGTCGAAGTAATGTTGACAGTTTCGCGCAAAACTATGTAAAACATTTGCATGCCGATCAtcgatttgtatacataatattatattatttggaatgtattattatttataacgtcGACCTGGTCTACTTTCGgcgcttaattattattaaacaatacacggtttacctatacctacctaatatcaCATATTTTGCAGTTTCGTAATACGCGTCCGTGTTGAATGTTTAGTTTCGGGGACCGAACGATGGGTGTTGCGAAACGGTTTCCCGTCGGTCAGcacattaatttgttttgtttacatCGGCACACGACCGtcttcctatatatatatgtatatatatatataaccatagGTGACTAGACACACGGAACCTATAAAGACATCGATCGCGGGCCGTACCGAATTGTCATCGAACACACTCCCGACGACATCCAAATACAACAACATGAAGTCCGTTATCGTCGCAACGTTGTTCGTAGTGGCTGTGACTGTTGTCGGCGCCTCGTCGGTGCGCGTGAAGAAGGACGTCGGATCGAAGAACGCCGGTCAATGCGTGTACGCGGACGTGTCGAAAACCGGTAAGAAGACGATCGTCTGCGGCGACCCGGCGCCGCCCACGTTGGCCTCCGTCTTGGCCAGTCAACTGCAGAGACAAGCTACGATCCCGGAAGCCCGGATCCCGTCGGAAAAATGTTTTGATCTGCACAAGCCCAAGCCCGCGCCCGTGGCCGTGTACGTGCAACCGCAGCATCACGAACAGCCGCACTACGAACAGTTGCACGTGATGCACCATCAGGTGCCTCAGGTGCAGTACGTGCAGCAGCCGCAACCGCTGGTGCACTACCAGCCGACGGTCGTTTACCAGAAACCGGTGGCGCACGTGCAACCCTACAGTTCTCCGTGTTCGCAGTACGGCGGTTACTCGGGCGGCGGCGGTTACTTGGGCGGCGGCGGTTACTCGGGCGGCGGTGGTTATTTGGGCGGCGGCGGTTACTACCGCACGGCCGACGATGCATATCCCATGGCAGTATTGTCGAGGGCGGTGGGCGAAGCCGACGAAATTGCGGGCGGTAACGACGTGTACGAAGACGAAAACGCGGCGCCGATAACTCAAAACTACTTGGAGCCGATACCGTACGAAGGCAATGCGGCAATGGCCCGCAAAGGGTTCGGTGGTAGTCGCCCGAGAACGGTGGAGATGCGGCCCATGTTCGTGCCGGCGATGCTGAGGTCAGCGGACCCGTACGCATACGAAGGCGGTGCCGGACCGGAATGGCAACCACAACAGCGGTTCGTGTCGGAACCGGAACTCCAGTTCCCGGGCCAGTTCTCGCCGCAACCGATGGTCGGCCGGTTTCCGGGCGCCGAGAGGTCTATCGCGTCGGCAGTTGCGGAGGGTCCGTTTGACAGGCGGCAGTTAGCTTACAGCGGTTACGTGCCCGTTCGGCCTGAGACTATTATGTCCACTATGACGGATCGGTACAACTACGGCGGGTATTCAAGGACAGCGGGGCAAGCTGAACAAGAGCAGCAACTGCAACAACTACAGCaactacaacaacaacaacagcaacaacaacaacaacaacagcaacaacagcaacagccaCCATTACCTGCCCAGCAGATGACCGGGGCAGAGGTCGACGGGGCGCTGACGACAGCAGCCGCAAAGGCCGACCCAAAAGATTTGAAACCTGCCGATCGCAAGAAAAACGTGAAAAACTAAACTCCTCGACGGTTAGTCTAcagttaatgatattataaaatttatttcgtGTTAATATTTTCTACCCAACGGAAGTCGTTGGTACACTGTATTATATCGTGTTCGATTAGACGTCACGCGTTTGACCGACAGCGGCCATGACATttttacgatttatattttactatgtgaTTCCAACATTATTTTCTTCTCGTGTACGCGGAATTTCAATACTGTAACCATGATGTAGACCAATCAAAAGAACGTTTcgtgaaaaaaaataccattattattatcattgatgatttgttgatttattattataataattatttatctattcacATTAAACTGCctgcagttattattatatacctatttcctta
This genomic window contains:
- the LOC132922337 gene encoding probable serine/threonine-protein kinase yakA, giving the protein MKSVIVATLFVVAVTVVGASSVRVKKDVGSKNAGQCVYADVSKTGKKTIVCGDPAPPTLASVLASQLQRQATIPEARIPSEKCFDLHKPKPAPVAVYVQPQHHEQPHYEQLHVMHHQVPQVQYVQQPQPLVHYQPTVVYQKPVAHVQPYSSPCSQYGGYSGGGGYLGGGGYSGGGGYLGGGGYYRTADDAYPMAVLSRAVGEADEIAGGNDVYEDENAAPITQNYLEPIPYEGNAAMARKGFGGSRPRTVEMRPMFVPAMLRSADPYAYEGGAGPEWQPQQRFVSEPELQFPGQFSPQPMVGRFPGAERSIASAVAEGPFDRRQLAYSGYVPVRPETIMSTMTDRYNYGGYSRTAGQAEQEQQLQQLQQLQQQQQQQQQQQQQQQQQPPLPAQQMTGAEVDGALTTAAAKADPKDLKPADRKKNVKN